From Mytilus edulis chromosome 9, xbMytEdul2.2, whole genome shotgun sequence, the proteins below share one genomic window:
- the LOC139487811 gene encoding uncharacterized protein, protein MKMNIIYLLLSFLWFSMDTVAGNRQHETKRKFPNNRLSRYLSKGGRLRVNHHQIPKHMIDEHLLEYKPGSRTDDIQGDGTPLGNIMDNPDSNIQREICCTLGRASSTRRSSCSSRVYVRLVKQNLRLQLKSEQLGLQQQITELDQYKCVLKHKSSFERCCLASKNSQNNKQTRQQQRTTNRRRHLQHSNS, encoded by the exons atgaaaatgaatattatcTATCTTCTTTTATcatttctttggttttctatggaTACAGTAGCTGGCAATAGACAGCACGAAACGAAGAGAAAGTTTCCAA ATAACAGATTGTCTAGATATTTATCCAAAGGAGGACGTCTTCGTGTAAACCATCATCAGATCCCAAAACACATGATCGACGAACACTTGCTGGAGTATAAACCTGGGAGCAGGACTGATGACATCCAAGGAGATGGAACACCACTTGGGAACATTATGGACAATCCAG ATAGCAACATCCAGAGAGAAATCTGTTGTACTCTAGGAAGAGCAAGTTCTACCAGACGAAGCAGTTGTAGCTCTAGGGTGTATGTTCGTCTTGTCAAACAAAATCTACGACTCCAACTTAAATCAGAACAATTAGGTCTGCAACAACAGATCACAGAGCTCGATCAGTATAAATGTGTACTTAAACATAAAAGTAGTTTTGAAAGGTGTTGTCTTGCATCAAAGAATAGTcagaacaataaacaaacaagacAGCAACAAAGGACAACAAACAGAAGACGACATTTACAACATAGCAACTCCTGA